Proteins co-encoded in one Thermomicrobiales bacterium genomic window:
- a CDS encoding sodium:proton antiporter, with translation MILAMAIGIGALFGSGAFLLMKRDLIRVVGGVILISNAINLFIIAAGLSRGLEPIYPIEPGSHVSDPLVQALVLTAIVITFGTTAVLLGLIYRIYHGARPVDPVSSASRAESGIDDPEAG, from the coding sequence GTGATCCTGGCGATGGCGATCGGGATCGGGGCGCTGTTCGGCTCGGGCGCGTTCCTGCTTATGAAACGCGATCTCATCCGGGTCGTCGGCGGGGTGATCCTGATCTCGAACGCGATCAACCTGTTCATCATCGCGGCCGGGCTCAGCCGGGGGTTGGAGCCGATCTACCCGATCGAACCCGGCAGCCACGTGAGCGACCCGCTGGTGCAAGCGCTGGTCCTCACTGCGATTGTCATCACCTTCGGCACGACAGCCGTGCTGCTCGGGCTGATCTATCGGATCTATCATGGCGCAAGGCCAGTTGATCCAGTGTCCAGCGCGTCGCGAGCCGAGTCCGGCATCGATGATCCGGAGGCCGGATGA
- a CDS encoding MnhB domain-containing protein yields the protein MSTLLVRGVARLILLPTLVTAVAFLVKGYASAGDGFSAGVIAGAAVVLQFLAFGPRELIDRFPVLHYAPWLTFGGLLLGLLTAFVPVLLGDPILTHYPRAGEHVAHVGLLAMHTAVLFDVAVFMVVFGFVVSVLGLIGGIGVEGEGS from the coding sequence ATGAGCACGTTGCTGGTTCGGGGGGTTGCTCGACTGATCCTGCTGCCGACGCTGGTGACTGCCGTCGCCTTCCTCGTGAAGGGCTACGCAAGCGCCGGGGATGGCTTCAGCGCTGGCGTGATTGCCGGCGCGGCGGTGGTGCTCCAGTTTCTCGCCTTCGGTCCGCGCGAGTTGATCGATCGCTTCCCCGTGCTTCACTACGCGCCGTGGCTCACGTTCGGCGGTTTGCTACTGGGGTTGCTGACCGCGTTCGTCCCGGTTCTGCTTGGCGACCCCATCCTGACGCATTATCCGCGGGCAGGTGAACATGTGGCACACGTCGGTCTGCTCGCGATGCATACGGCGGTGCTGTTCGATGTAGCTGTGTTCATGGTCGTCTTCGGGTTCGTTGTCTCGGTGCTCGGGTTGATCGGCGGGATCGGCGTAGAGGGAGAAGGATCGTGA
- the mbhE gene encoding hydrogen gas-evolving membrane-bound hydrogenase subunit E, which translates to MPDALRILMPLLISAVGTGLVTGLGARWPRAAAPLAITTAALAVVATLMMRTDASVNYVWAPQWGLRLNLATDGLAKMYSLLATGVGLLVLIFAAGYIPRHLKHTHSGPERGARFFSLILLFMTAMIGLVMAQDLILIVIFWDLTAITSYYLIGFDHQRSDSRRAALTALLVTIISAIFLIAASALLLNDLGTASAPEILATAQAGRTVTIAGALIAIAALAKSAQAPFHFWLPRAMAAPTPVSAYLHSAAMVAAGVFLLGRMHPLLALSPRLLDALVVVGFSSMAVGGVMALAQPELKRLLAYSTIGQYGYVVVLLGLGEVAAAAVYVLVHALIKSALFLTAGAVTEATGEVRLDHLGGLGRQMPLLAFGGGLAAAGLAALPLTAGFFKDEVFFAGADGRGGIVPFLAVAGAIVTFAYTWRFWSGIFAGPRRATARPIPWLLTAPVVVLGLLVLVFGLVPGIIVYLTREAGSTMAGAPVLLDLQYHLNLHAPNVMALATWTGGLALTTTARFWLPLPRRIALWARHVGPDRAAARLVRGLYLLSRRMHVYEVQTLQQRIGTIFVGAAALVGITIVFAPPWPTFHVGGLPVTDWPLVLFLVLAGLSGVVATRARGRLSLVLALSAVGYSMSAVFSFIGAPDVAIVAVLIETVMTLLLLGVISLLPRDSVQHRTAERERQRRGSWVVGVLAAAFAFIVAWGVLSRPAPDATMAREHLNLAPSAHAADVVTAILADFRGLDTMGEITVIAVALLGTLTLFATRARTERR; encoded by the coding sequence GTGCCAGACGCGCTCCGGATCCTGATGCCGCTGTTGATCAGCGCAGTCGGGACCGGCCTGGTAACGGGATTGGGCGCACGCTGGCCGCGAGCAGCCGCGCCACTTGCCATCACAACCGCTGCGCTGGCCGTCGTCGCCACGCTCATGATGCGGACGGACGCGTCCGTGAATTATGTCTGGGCGCCTCAATGGGGCCTCCGGCTCAATCTCGCGACCGATGGTCTCGCGAAGATGTACTCGCTGCTGGCGACCGGGGTCGGCCTGCTTGTCCTGATCTTCGCGGCTGGCTATATCCCGCGACACCTGAAGCACACCCATTCAGGGCCCGAGCGCGGAGCGCGGTTCTTTTCGCTGATCCTCCTGTTCATGACGGCGATGATCGGCCTGGTTATGGCCCAGGATCTGATCCTGATCGTGATCTTCTGGGACCTGACGGCGATCACGTCGTACTACCTGATCGGCTTTGACCACCAACGATCCGACTCTCGCCGCGCCGCGCTGACCGCGCTGTTGGTCACGATCATCAGCGCCATCTTTCTGATAGCTGCCAGTGCGCTGTTGCTGAACGATCTGGGGACGGCGTCGGCGCCGGAAATTCTGGCTACGGCGCAGGCCGGGAGAACGGTGACCATCGCCGGGGCGCTGATCGCGATCGCGGCGTTGGCCAAGAGTGCCCAGGCGCCGTTTCACTTCTGGTTGCCGCGCGCGATGGCTGCGCCGACGCCGGTCTCGGCCTATCTCCATTCGGCGGCGATGGTCGCGGCCGGCGTCTTCCTCCTTGGTCGGATGCATCCGCTGCTCGCACTGAGCCCGAGACTGCTCGATGCGCTGGTGGTCGTCGGGTTCTCCTCGATGGCGGTTGGCGGTGTCATGGCGCTCGCCCAGCCCGAGCTCAAGCGTCTACTGGCCTACTCAACGATTGGGCAATACGGATACGTTGTGGTCCTGCTCGGCCTTGGCGAGGTCGCGGCGGCGGCGGTCTACGTCCTGGTTCACGCGCTGATCAAGAGCGCGCTGTTTCTGACTGCTGGCGCGGTAACCGAGGCGACGGGAGAGGTGCGACTGGATCATCTCGGCGGGCTGGGCCGGCAGATGCCGTTGCTGGCGTTCGGCGGCGGGCTGGCCGCGGCGGGGCTGGCGGCCCTGCCGTTGACCGCTGGATTCTTCAAGGACGAGGTGTTCTTTGCCGGCGCGGACGGACGCGGAGGTATCGTGCCGTTTCTCGCCGTTGCCGGGGCGATCGTCACGTTTGCCTACACCTGGCGCTTCTGGAGCGGGATCTTCGCTGGCCCACGGCGGGCGACAGCGCGGCCGATCCCCTGGCTGCTCACTGCGCCTGTCGTTGTGCTTGGCCTGTTGGTGCTGGTCTTCGGGCTCGTGCCGGGGATCATTGTGTACCTCACCCGCGAGGCGGGATCGACGATGGCCGGCGCGCCCGTATTACTCGATCTCCAGTACCACTTGAATCTCCATGCCCCCAACGTCATGGCCCTGGCGACGTGGACCGGCGGCCTGGCACTGACGACGACCGCGCGATTCTGGCTGCCGCTGCCGCGACGGATCGCGTTGTGGGCACGCCACGTTGGGCCAGATCGTGCCGCGGCGCGACTCGTTCGCGGACTCTATCTTCTGTCACGGCGGATGCACGTCTATGAGGTGCAGACACTGCAGCAGCGTATCGGCACGATCTTTGTCGGCGCTGCCGCCCTTGTCGGCATCACGATCGTGTTCGCGCCACCCTGGCCGACGTTTCACGTCGGAGGGTTGCCGGTCACCGACTGGCCGCTCGTCCTCTTCCTCGTGCTGGCGGGACTTTCCGGCGTGGTCGCGACGCGAGCGCGTGGACGGCTATCGCTTGTGTTGGCGCTCTCGGCCGTCGGCTACTCGATGTCGGCAGTGTTCAGCTTCATAGGCGCGCCGGATGTCGCCATCGTCGCCGTTCTGATCGAGACGGTAATGACCCTGCTTCTGCTTGGGGTAATCAGCCTGCTACCCAGAGATAGCGTGCAACATCGGACGGCCGAGCGGGAGCGTCAGCGTCGTGGGAGCTGGGTCGTCGGCGTTCTGGCTGCGGCGTTTGCCTTCATCGTCGCCTGGGGTGTCCTGTCCCGCCCCGCGCCCGATGCGACGATGGCGCGCGAACACCTGAACCTCGCGCCCTCGGCGCATGCGGCTGATGTCGTGACGGCGATTCTGGCCGATTTCCGTGGTCTCGATACGATGGGTGAGATCACCGTGATCGCGGTCGCGCTCCTGGGCACACTGACGCTCTTCGCCACCCGGGCGCGGACGGAGCGACGATGA
- a CDS encoding cytochrome c oxidase assembly protein, translating into MVLPIFATTAPFSIWTWSFDPGVILGVYIAGFFYYRAVGPRRTRWFPDSEPAGVRRIVSFYSAMAALLIALVSPLGVLADDYLLTAHMIQHLLITIVVPVLFYAGIPVWMYAPLVRRKRVWRVWRTLTHPILAFALFQIPFAVSHAPVFYDLTLRYQPVHIAEHVWFIASAFLVWWPIMAPGREYGQLAPIMQVVYLFFQTIPGQIVGAMITMSETPLYPEYAHATRALGLSVLADQQAGGLIMWIGTGTLYLAALMVVFFRWANREEANERWVGANEVTKPS; encoded by the coding sequence ATGGTTCTTCCCATATTCGCCACGACGGCCCCATTCTCGATCTGGACCTGGTCCTTCGACCCCGGCGTTATCCTCGGCGTCTACATCGCTGGCTTCTTCTACTATCGGGCTGTTGGTCCGCGCCGCACGCGCTGGTTTCCCGACTCGGAGCCAGCCGGCGTCCGGCGTATCGTTTCGTTCTATTCAGCGATGGCGGCCCTGCTGATCGCCCTGGTCTCCCCTCTCGGCGTGTTAGCCGACGATTACCTGCTCACTGCGCATATGATCCAGCACCTGTTGATCACGATCGTCGTGCCGGTGCTGTTCTATGCCGGCATACCGGTCTGGATGTATGCGCCTCTGGTCCGACGGAAGCGGGTCTGGCGGGTGTGGCGCACATTGACACACCCGATCCTTGCGTTTGCGCTGTTTCAGATCCCGTTCGCGGTCTCGCACGCGCCGGTGTTCTACGACCTGACGCTGCGCTATCAGCCGGTTCATATTGCCGAGCACGTCTGGTTCATCGCGTCAGCGTTTCTCGTCTGGTGGCCGATCATGGCGCCGGGCCGTGAATACGGACAGCTCGCGCCGATCATGCAGGTCGTCTATCTCTTCTTCCAGACGATCCCCGGGCAGATCGTCGGCGCCATGATCACGATGTCGGAGACGCCGCTCTATCCGGAGTATGCGCACGCGACGCGGGCGCTTGGTCTGTCGGTTCTTGCCGATCAGCAGGCCGGCGGCCTGATCATGTGGATCGGCACCGGCACGCTGTATCTGGCGGCGTTGATGGTCGTCTTCTTCCGCTGGGCCAACAGGGAGGAAGCCAACGAACGCTGGGTCGGCGCAAATGAGGTGACAAAGCCGTCATAG